The following are encoded in a window of Aerococcus sanguinicola genomic DNA:
- a CDS encoding metal ABC transporter solute-binding protein, Zn/Mn family, whose translation MFQKGKGAALLVGLVTLILLALSGCQKGADAKSGQGMRVVTSFYPIYALTKEVSGDLNDVRMIQSGAGIHSFEPSASDLAAIEGADLFIYHSPTLEGWAKNIQGKDVVEASAGLDLQKVPGLEDMPLEEGMDQAKLYDPHSWLDPILAGQEAQNIAKALSERDPANRATYQANADKFQAQAEALVEKYQPKFKAAKQKTFVTQHTAFSYLAQRFGLKQLGIAGISPDAEPSPQQLAEIKEFIDRYQVETIFTEEKASPKLAQVLAEETGAEIKTLRPLEADPQNDLTFLENLEADLKILLEELE comes from the coding sequence ATGTTTCAAAAAGGAAAAGGGGCCGCTTTACTGGTCGGCCTCGTGACCCTCATCTTATTGGCCCTCAGCGGCTGTCAGAAGGGTGCAGATGCGAAGTCAGGCCAGGGGATGCGGGTCGTGACGAGTTTTTATCCCATCTATGCCCTGACTAAGGAGGTGAGCGGAGACCTCAACGATGTCCGCATGATCCAGTCGGGAGCAGGCATCCACTCTTTTGAACCTTCAGCTAGCGACCTGGCGGCGATTGAGGGGGCGGATCTTTTTATCTACCATTCACCGACCTTGGAGGGTTGGGCCAAGAATATTCAAGGTAAGGATGTGGTGGAAGCTTCAGCCGGCTTAGACCTGCAGAAGGTACCGGGCCTTGAAGACATGCCCCTTGAAGAAGGGATGGACCAGGCGAAGCTCTACGATCCCCATTCCTGGCTAGATCCTATCCTGGCTGGCCAAGAGGCTCAAAATATCGCCAAGGCCCTATCGGAGAGGGACCCCGCTAATCGAGCGACCTACCAGGCCAATGCGGATAAGTTTCAAGCCCAGGCGGAAGCCCTGGTTGAAAAATATCAGCCCAAGTTCAAGGCGGCTAAGCAAAAGACCTTTGTTACCCAGCATACGGCCTTTTCTTATTTGGCCCAGCGCTTTGGCCTTAAGCAATTAGGGATTGCAGGGATTTCTCCCGATGCGGAACCCAGCCCCCAACAATTAGCTGAAATCAAAGAATTTATCGACCGCTACCAGGTGGAGACGATTTTTACGGAAGAGAAGGCCTCGCCTAAGCTGGCCCAAGTTCTCGCGGAAGAGACGGGGGCTGAGATTAAGACCCTACGCCCCCTAGAAGCTGACCCTCAAAATGATCTGACCTTCTTGGAAAACCTGGAAGCAGATCTCAAGATCCTCTTAGAAGAATTAGAATAA
- a CDS encoding pneumococcal-type histidine triad protein, which yields MEKKTLKQVILGATTSALLLGGAYYWGYSQGNQTEAKDSKIAYVDGQGAKTNDHQDKTPDQVSAEEGIDAEQIVVKITDDGYVTSHGDHYHYYNGKVPFDAIISEDLVMKDPNYRLEQKDIINEVKDGYIIKVDGKYYLYLKDPKKAVNVRTKEEIAEQKKLHHVKEAGGAEPMSQSAKQAISQAKAQGRYTTDDGYVFTVGSIVSDAGDAYICAHGDHFHYVPKADLSPAERAAAVAYLSGGGRASGGRGGSMAPAFNSGNQLPLQTIKQSYPNAPSSHQGGYQDNLQGLLKQVYAQPKSQRHVEADGLVFDPAKVTQKNAFGYVMPHGDHYHIIPAHQLSELERRAADAYLNQSNAPGQARPSQTQESKPVAPKKQEAPGKGLIKQEPSSHKDRPYTTDDGYVFKATDIIADEGDVYVVPHGSHFHAIPKADLSAKELAAAKRYWQGQSQAQPSTPAKVASKADQRPSGKAKPQVPAKKVQSQSHQKENTKTHASEQKLEDLSLSQLLRKLYALPQSQRHVESDGLVFDPAKVTKKNAFGYVMPHGDHYHIIPTQQLSDLERLAADRYLASGRADQADQAKEEAVKKTSEKKDSHSAKDPSAAKDKEKQRGKALPDWCLPFSEFKGNLQYADKEIEPGRFRIPHHDHYHYADRAFLNVWFDNDQDKVDRAIKTVRFLIANPEYRPAEKDGWGADVEGQQEAAKVEDKGHKVRFNGKDYQAFGKGLDGKPYTTDDGYTFSKASISEVTKDSVIAKHGDHYHVFEFGELEQDELRQVEAWMKEQGLKVEETVKEDETSEAAASDESLEAAPLAGYSFKAEDVQSRFGKGYIFSVQGQNVYMTKYNPASGRSKKATELDADQVAAVEAVLNQRQADKKAAELKENVAPQDKEAVESKASAESETTASSTPSQASKEEVRLPAASEAEGEEEPLATGQDRPSQPELAADPA from the coding sequence ATGGAGAAAAAAACACTCAAACAAGTTATCCTCGGCGCTACGACCTCTGCCCTCCTCCTCGGGGGCGCTTATTATTGGGGCTATAGCCAGGGCAATCAAACGGAAGCCAAGGATTCTAAGATTGCCTATGTCGATGGCCAAGGTGCCAAGACCAATGACCACCAGGACAAGACCCCTGACCAAGTGTCTGCTGAAGAAGGCATTGACGCGGAACAGATTGTCGTTAAGATTACCGACGATGGCTATGTCACTTCCCACGGCGACCACTACCACTATTACAACGGCAAGGTCCCCTTCGACGCGATTATTAGCGAAGACTTGGTCATGAAGGATCCTAACTATCGCTTGGAGCAAAAAGATATCATTAACGAGGTCAAGGATGGTTATATCATCAAGGTCGATGGCAAGTATTACCTCTACCTCAAGGATCCTAAGAAAGCGGTCAATGTTCGGACCAAGGAAGAGATTGCTGAGCAGAAGAAGTTGCACCATGTGAAGGAAGCAGGCGGGGCAGAGCCAATGAGTCAGTCCGCTAAGCAGGCGATCTCCCAAGCCAAAGCCCAGGGACGCTATACGACAGATGATGGCTATGTCTTCACGGTGGGCTCGATTGTGAGCGATGCAGGGGATGCCTACATCTGTGCCCATGGCGACCACTTCCACTATGTTCCCAAGGCCGACCTCTCCCCAGCGGAACGGGCAGCGGCAGTCGCCTATTTATCCGGTGGCGGTCGGGCAAGCGGTGGCAGAGGCGGGTCCATGGCCCCAGCTTTTAATAGTGGCAACCAGCTGCCCCTGCAGACTATCAAACAAAGTTATCCGAATGCACCTAGCTCTCATCAAGGCGGCTACCAGGACAACTTGCAGGGCCTTCTAAAGCAGGTCTACGCCCAGCCTAAGAGCCAGCGCCATGTCGAAGCGGACGGCTTGGTTTTTGATCCTGCCAAGGTGACCCAGAAGAATGCTTTTGGCTACGTGATGCCCCATGGTGACCACTACCATATCATTCCAGCTCACCAACTTTCGGAATTAGAGCGGCGGGCCGCGGATGCTTACTTGAACCAGTCCAATGCCCCTGGCCAGGCTAGACCGAGCCAGACCCAGGAATCTAAACCGGTAGCCCCTAAGAAGCAGGAAGCCCCAGGCAAGGGCCTCATCAAGCAAGAGCCAAGTTCCCACAAGGACCGGCCTTATACAACGGACGATGGCTATGTCTTTAAGGCGACGGATATTATTGCGGATGAAGGGGATGTCTATGTGGTTCCCCACGGCAGTCACTTCCACGCCATCCCTAAGGCTGACTTATCGGCGAAAGAACTAGCTGCTGCCAAGCGCTACTGGCAAGGCCAAAGTCAGGCGCAACCATCGACGCCAGCTAAAGTGGCAAGCAAAGCAGACCAGCGACCAAGTGGGAAAGCTAAGCCTCAAGTTCCGGCTAAGAAAGTTCAAAGTCAAAGCCATCAGAAAGAAAATACAAAAACTCACGCTTCTGAGCAAAAACTTGAGGACCTAAGCCTCAGCCAACTTCTCCGTAAGCTCTATGCGCTGCCTCAGAGTCAACGCCATGTGGAGAGCGACGGCTTGGTCTTCGATCCGGCCAAGGTCACTAAGAAGAATGCTTTTGGTTATGTGATGCCCCATGGCGACCACTACCATATTATTCCGACCCAGCAGCTCTCGGACTTGGAACGCCTAGCTGCTGACCGCTACCTAGCCTCAGGTCGAGCTGATCAAGCAGACCAGGCCAAAGAGGAAGCAGTTAAGAAGACGAGCGAAAAGAAAGATAGTCATAGCGCTAAAGACCCATCAGCTGCGAAAGACAAAGAAAAACAAAGAGGCAAAGCTCTGCCCGACTGGTGCCTACCGTTCAGCGAATTCAAGGGTAACCTCCAATATGCGGACAAGGAAATTGAACCGGGCCGCTTCCGGATTCCACACCACGACCACTACCACTATGCCGACCGTGCCTTCTTGAATGTCTGGTTTGACAATGACCAAGACAAGGTCGACCGGGCCATCAAGACCGTGCGCTTCCTGATCGCCAATCCCGAATACCGGCCCGCTGAGAAAGATGGCTGGGGTGCGGATGTGGAAGGCCAGCAAGAAGCGGCGAAAGTCGAAGACAAAGGGCACAAGGTCCGCTTCAATGGCAAAGACTACCAGGCTTTTGGCAAGGGGCTGGATGGCAAGCCTTATACGACCGATGATGGCTATACTTTCTCCAAAGCTTCTATTAGTGAAGTGACTAAGGACAGCGTGATTGCCAAGCACGGCGACCACTACCATGTCTTTGAATTCGGGGAATTAGAACAAGACGAACTCCGTCAGGTGGAAGCCTGGATGAAAGAGCAAGGACTTAAAGTAGAAGAAACGGTTAAAGAAGATGAGACGAGTGAAGCAGCGGCTTCCGATGAGAGCCTCGAAGCGGCTCCCCTAGCTGGCTATTCCTTTAAGGCAGAGGATGTCCAATCCCGCTTCGGCAAGGGCTATATCTTCAGCGTTCAGGGGCAAAATGTCTATATGACCAAGTACAATCCGGCTTCTGGTCGTTCGAAGAAGGCGACTGAATTGGACGCTGACCAAGTGGCAGCCGTTGAAGCTGTCCTCAACCAACGGCAAGCAGATAAAAAAGCTGCTGAGCTAAAAGAAAATGTAGCGCCCCAAGATAAGGAAGCAGTGGAAAGTAAGGCGTCAGCGGAAAGTGAGACCACCGCAAGTTCAACGCCTTCTCAAGCATCTAAAGAGGAAGTCCGTCTTCCAGCTGCTAGCGAGGCAGAAGGTGAAGAGGAGCCGCTAGCGACGGGCCAGGATCGTCCAAGTCAGCCAGAATTGGCGGCTGATCCAGCCTAG
- the rplK gene encoding 50S ribosomal protein L11, producing the protein MAKNVETVVKLQIEAGQASPAPPVGPALGQAGINIMGFCKEFNARTADQAGYVIPVVITVYEDRSFDFITKTPPAAVLLKKAAGVEKGSGEPNKNKVASVTRDQVREIAETKTPDLNAADVEAAMRMVEGTARSMGITVED; encoded by the coding sequence GTGGCTAAGAATGTAGAAACTGTTGTTAAATTACAAATTGAAGCTGGTCAAGCAAGTCCAGCTCCTCCAGTAGGTCCTGCTTTAGGGCAAGCTGGTATTAATATCATGGGCTTCTGTAAAGAGTTCAATGCACGTACTGCGGATCAAGCAGGCTATGTAATCCCTGTTGTGATCACTGTTTACGAAGATCGCTCATTTGACTTTATTACTAAGACACCACCTGCAGCTGTCTTACTTAAGAAAGCCGCTGGCGTGGAAAAAGGTTCTGGTGAACCTAACAAGAATAAAGTAGCAAGTGTCACTCGCGATCAAGTACGTGAAATTGCAGAAACCAAGACACCAGACTTAAATGCTGCTGATGTTGAAGCTGCTATGCGTATGGTTGAGGGTACTGCACGTTCAATGGGGATCACTGTCGAAGACTAG
- the rplA gene encoding 50S ribosomal protein L1 has protein sequence MAKKSKNQIAAYEKVDKNKKYTAEEAIELLKEVDYTKFDGSIEVAYRLGIDTKKNDQQIRGAMVLPKGTGQTQTVLVFAQGENARIAEEAGADYVGDDEYIEKINDGWLDFDVVVATPDMMGKIGRLGRVLGPKGLMPNPKTGTVTQDVAKAVNDIKSGQIEYRADSAGNVHALIGKVSFNTEDLIENFRAIHETILREKPAAAKGTYVKNLSVTSTMGPGIKVDPSSL, from the coding sequence ATGGCTAAAAAATCAAAAAATCAAATCGCAGCTTATGAAAAAGTTGACAAAAACAAAAAATACACTGCTGAAGAAGCAATTGAATTATTAAAAGAAGTTGACTACACCAAATTTGACGGTTCAATCGAAGTGGCTTACCGTTTAGGTATCGACACTAAGAAGAACGACCAACAAATCCGTGGGGCAATGGTATTGCCTAAGGGTACTGGTCAAACACAAACCGTTTTAGTCTTTGCCCAAGGTGAAAATGCCCGCATCGCGGAAGAAGCCGGCGCAGACTATGTTGGTGACGATGAATACATCGAAAAAATCAACGATGGCTGGTTAGACTTCGACGTTGTTGTCGCAACACCAGACATGATGGGTAAAATCGGCCGCTTGGGTCGTGTCTTAGGGCCTAAAGGTTTAATGCCTAACCCTAAAACAGGTACCGTAACACAAGATGTTGCTAAAGCTGTTAACGACATCAAATCAGGTCAAATCGAATACCGTGCAGATAGTGCAGGTAACGTTCACGCTTTAATTGGTAAAGTTTCATTCAACACTGAAGACTTAATTGAAAACTTCCGTGCCATCCATGAAACCATCCTACGTGAAAAACCTGCTGCAGCTAAAGGGACTTATGTGAAGAACCTTTCTGTAACATCTACTATGGGTCCTGGTATCAAAGTTGATCCATCATCATTATAA